One window of the Methanobrevibacter sp. genome contains the following:
- a CDS encoding glycosyltransferase, with amino-acid sequence MKILVVQESDWLERNPHQQHHLMERMAERGHQIKVIDYPIDWPNDDDTGLIYHKEVYENVSKIKENTHIEVIRPGFIKIKGLNYATLFFTHKKEIEHQIEEFKPDIILALGILNSYNASRLAKKHNIPFVYYFIDVIYALIPEKAFQKLGQQFTEKTIRNADLVITINKKLSEFAYSVGAKPDSTILIDAGIDLASYNPDLDDSRIREEYGIAHDDIVLFFMGWIYEFAGMKELARHLGENKEKYPNYKILVVGDGDAYEEMCEIRDEYDMADQLIMTGKQPFEKIPEFLASADFCLLPAHIDEPIMQDIVPIKIYEYLAMKKVVIASELPGLSKEFGYGNGIEYIQDATEVLETAKNIIDNKKYDEITGNAREYVKSNDWEAITDKFEESMKKLL; translated from the coding sequence ATGAAAATATTAGTTGTTCAGGAATCAGATTGGCTAGAGAGAAACCCTCACCAGCAGCACCACTTAATGGAAAGAATGGCTGAAAGAGGCCATCAAATCAAGGTCATTGACTATCCAATCGATTGGCCAAATGATGATGACACAGGTTTGATTTATCACAAGGAAGTTTATGAAAATGTTTCAAAAATCAAAGAAAACACTCATATTGAAGTGATAAGGCCAGGATTTATTAAAATCAAGGGCTTGAACTATGCAACATTATTCTTTACTCATAAAAAAGAAATCGAACATCAGATTGAAGAATTCAAACCGGACATCATTCTTGCATTGGGAATATTGAACTCTTACAATGCATCAAGACTGGCCAAAAAACATAATATTCCATTTGTTTACTATTTCATTGATGTTATTTATGCATTGATTCCTGAAAAGGCATTTCAGAAACTTGGACAGCAGTTCACTGAAAAAACCATCCGAAATGCCGATTTGGTAATAACAATCAATAAGAAGTTATCAGAATTTGCATACAGTGTAGGTGCAAAACCGGATTCGACAATACTGATTGATGCAGGAATTGATCTTGCAAGCTATAATCCTGATTTGGATGATTCTAGAATACGTGAAGAATATGGTATTGCTCATGATGATATAGTGCTCTTTTTTATGGGTTGGATTTATGAGTTTGCAGGAATGAAGGAACTTGCAAGGCATTTGGGTGAGAACAAGGAAAAATATCCCAACTACAAGATACTTGTTGTGGGTGATGGCGATGCATATGAGGAAATGTGTGAAATCCGTGATGAGTATGATATGGCAGATCAACTGATAATGACCGGAAAACAACCCTTTGAAAAAATACCTGAATTTTTGGCATCTGCTGACTTTTGTCTCCTGCCGGCACATATCGATGAGCCGATAATGCAGGATATTGTCCCAATCAAAATTTATGAATATTTGGCAATGAAAAAAGTGGTTATTGCATCTGAACTGCCGGGATTGTCAAAGGAATTCGGATACGGCAATGGTATTGAATACATTCAGGATGCAACGGAAGTTCTTGAAACAGCTAAAAATATCATTGATAATAAGAAGTATGATGAAATTACAGGTAATGCACGTGAATATGTCAAATCCAATGACTGGGAAGCCATAACAGATAAATTCGAAGAGTCTATGAAAAAATTATTATAG
- a CDS encoding DUF3795 domain-containing protein, whose translation MKMPNELDSKLLAPCGINCISCEKYQNPCAGCLISDDGKSKASLKCKIKACFDKKNFSYCGRCSEFPCPLMKKHSKKYVKRHGLDTLGSAKRIKTTGLEG comes from the coding sequence ATGAAAATGCCAAATGAACTGGATTCAAAGTTGCTTGCTCCCTGCGGGATAAATTGCATCAGTTGTGAAAAATACCAGAATCCGTGTGCCGGATGTTTAATCAGTGATGACGGTAAAAGCAAGGCTAGTTTAAAGTGCAAAATTAAGGCTTGTTTTGACAAGAAGAATTTCAGCTACTGCGGACGCTGCAGTGAGTTTCCATGTCCCTTGATGAAAAAGCATTCCAAAAAGTATGTTAAAAGGCATGGACTTGACACTTTAGGTTCCGCTAAAAGAATAAAGACTACTGGATTGGAAGGATGA
- a CDS encoding right-handed parallel beta-helix repeat-containing protein, whose translation MRIFNNKFVIIFSLLLLLFICLGSLAAANNEDNNLTDSSFEDNLEISNDAKLQSIDEDALKNTNNDVLSANTIIVDEVEEDHNEMTQSTIQKAINDAKAGDTIIINGKSYVHCHFVVNKKLTIISNVGTTMEVCPSSTLGSGYKGIFYISPSASGTVIQGFTIKNNVYNDEDYGILVSGASDVTINNCKITNNGYSDAIRVENSKNTIVENVELSNCANALNIKNSQDVSVKNSIIENSKNGINIIDSTRTVISSNIIINNNNAGVSFSGKGSYLTVNSNNISDNGNGISLTSSDNIYILSNYIAFNKNNGVYVDNDIVKIEIKGNFFNQNYKWEVFNDFHVTNLAQKGNSLEVINNNYMINYGGFGSADIDRPVWTQVYEYNTVVGDYVYDSSKDIYTYVGQGNGDYYGHQGIMFLGYVFEINEFVSCPNTYYAPRMVWAKTGNYELQLSEITQVKKGIYSISIVDANGNIATDISSVPVTFYLNKIGKTAAPQEGDVYKTVMMKDGTATVRFYMEEFNETGNVITAVLPTPGTNFDNKVSKTFAVDDAYIPGIPIETKVSVNSINTYPNSNQEIVATLTDMNGKAIVGETLTFTINSKNYNVITSNGGQAKLNINEANEGTYTLTVRYAGDGDVDYYGSSAQSTVTVKKSLTKITSSNINMIPKMAEYYSITLKDESGNALANQKVTFKVNGKTYTKTTNSNGVAKVKLKFNKNKKTYKIKITYNGVNQYKAVSKTNKIVVKYSSKKAKLTTPKLTIKPKTSTKYVISLKDRNGKGIAKQKVTIKIANKKYVKKTNKKGLITIKVKFSKFKTYKVSASYKGSKIYKKASSKGSIKVAKAATKITAPTVSTLPKQSTTYTVTLKSGNNALSKQKLTLKVNGKTYAKTTNSKGQVSLNLNFADENSYSVKVNYDGNGIYKSSAATGKINVNKIATDIISTDKTYSKDLLKDYSVSLKDASGNALSNHNIIFNYNGHSVTKTTDSNGIASINLNFTTPGVYDVETKYVGSDKYKEVSKINKITVKDVTNTVFVDNGLSNSEIQGILDKAGENVNVEFLGNQYFDISLIIKKSLNIQSQCQTALNAKINNPVFTISAENVAIDGFSINGNSGNAVVVENADGVNISDNIISNNLDESILSSYNEGIINLPGYGVSIINSSNVKLNKNMIKLFESGVFAQDSSKLLIDDNTLRENNYGIKYGFGVSNTQILNNEITENIGLYIMTVPEGPSGYGIFLNNSAVNVTINKTIYFQTIWVFLLMQIIPLEL comes from the coding sequence ATGAGAATATTTAATAATAAATTTGTAATTATTTTTTCCTTATTGCTGCTATTATTCATTTGTTTAGGTTCACTAGCCGCAGCAAATAATGAGGATAATAACTTGACAGATTCTTCTTTTGAGGATAATCTAGAAATATCAAATGATGCAAAATTGCAGTCAATTGATGAAGATGCACTTAAAAATACCAATAATGATGTGCTGTCTGCTAATACGATAATTGTTGATGAAGTTGAAGAGGATCACAATGAAATGACTCAATCAACAATTCAAAAAGCAATAAATGATGCAAAAGCTGGAGATACAATTATCATCAATGGAAAAAGTTATGTTCATTGTCATTTTGTTGTAAATAAAAAATTAACCATTATAAGTAATGTTGGAACTACAATGGAGGTATGTCCAAGCAGTACTTTAGGTTCTGGTTATAAAGGAATTTTTTACATTTCTCCAAGTGCCAGTGGAACAGTCATTCAAGGATTTACCATAAAAAACAATGTTTATAATGATGAGGATTATGGAATATTGGTTAGTGGGGCTTCTGACGTTACTATTAATAACTGTAAAATTACAAATAATGGCTATTCGGATGCAATACGAGTTGAAAATTCAAAAAACACAATTGTTGAAAATGTTGAATTATCTAATTGTGCAAATGCATTAAACATTAAGAACTCACAGGATGTCTCCGTTAAAAATTCAATCATAGAAAATTCAAAAAATGGGATAAATATCATTGATTCAACAAGAACAGTTATTTCATCTAATATTATAATTAATAATAATAACGCAGGAGTCTCATTTTCCGGAAAAGGAAGTTATTTGACTGTTAACAGCAATAACATTTCAGATAATGGAAATGGTATTAGCTTAACTTCCTCAGATAATATTTATATATTAAGTAATTACATTGCTTTCAATAAGAATAATGGAGTGTATGTCGATAATGATATAGTTAAAATCGAAATCAAAGGAAATTTCTTTAATCAAAATTATAAATGGGAAGTTTTCAATGATTTTCATGTCACAAATTTAGCTCAAAAAGGAAATAGCTTAGAAGTAATTAACAATAACTATATGATTAATTATGGAGGTTTTGGAAGCGCAGACATCGACAGACCTGTTTGGACACAGGTATATGAATATAATACAGTAGTTGGGGATTATGTTTATGATTCCTCAAAAGATATCTATACTTATGTGGGACAGGGAAATGGAGATTATTATGGTCATCAGGGAATAATGTTTTTAGGTTATGTTTTTGAAATTAATGAATTTGTAAGTTGTCCGAATACTTATTATGCACCTAGAATGGTTTGGGCGAAAACAGGTAACTATGAACTTCAGTTAAGTGAGATTACACAAGTAAAAAAAGGAATTTATTCTATTTCAATTGTTGATGCAAATGGAAATATTGCAACAGACATAAGTTCAGTTCCTGTAACATTCTATCTTAATAAAATTGGAAAAACAGCTGCTCCTCAAGAAGGGGATGTCTATAAAACTGTAATGATGAAAGATGGAACTGCTACAGTTAGATTTTATATGGAGGAGTTTAATGAAACCGGAAATGTCATAACTGCAGTTCTGCCAACACCTGGAACAAATTTTGATAATAAAGTATCCAAAACATTTGCTGTAGATGATGCATATATTCCAGGCATTCCTATTGAAACAAAAGTGTCTGTAAATTCCATAAATACTTATCCTAATTCCAATCAGGAAATTGTTGCCACATTAACTGATATGAATGGAAAAGCTATTGTCGGTGAAACATTGACATTCACAATCAACTCAAAAAATTATAATGTCATAACTTCCAATGGAGGTCAGGCTAAATTAAATATTAATGAAGCGAATGAAGGAACCTATACACTAACTGTAAGATATGCTGGGGATGGAGATGTTGACTATTACGGATCTTCAGCACAATCAACTGTCACTGTTAAAAAATCCTTAACTAAGATAACCTCTTCAAATATTAATATGATTCCTAAAATGGCGGAATATTATTCAATAACATTAAAAGATGAATCAGGTAATGCCTTAGCTAATCAAAAAGTAACATTTAAAGTTAATGGTAAAACCTACACTAAAACCACCAATAGTAATGGTGTTGCAAAAGTAAAACTTAAATTTAATAAAAATAAGAAAACTTATAAAATTAAAATAACTTACAACGGGGTTAATCAATATAAAGCAGTTTCAAAAACTAATAAAATCGTTGTTAAATATTCCTCTAAAAAGGCTAAATTAACAACTCCAAAACTAACAATTAAGCCTAAAACCTCTACAAAATATGTTATCAGTTTAAAGGATCGCAATGGTAAAGGAATAGCCAAACAAAAAGTTACAATAAAAATTGCTAATAAAAAATATGTGAAAAAAACCAACAAGAAGGGTTTAATTACAATTAAAGTGAAATTTTCTAAATTCAAAACATATAAAGTAAGTGCAAGCTATAAAGGAAGTAAAATCTATAAGAAAGCATCTTCAAAAGGATCAATTAAAGTTGCTAAAGCAGCAACAAAAATAACAGCACCCACTGTTTCAACACTTCCTAAACAATCAACCACTTATACAGTAACTTTAAAATCTGGCAATAATGCATTATCCAAACAAAAATTAACACTTAAAGTCAACGGTAAAACATATGCTAAAACAACCAATTCTAAAGGTCAGGTCAGCCTCAACCTTAATTTTGCCGATGAAAACTCCTATTCTGTTAAAGTTAACTATGATGGAAATGGAATTTATAAGTCTTCTGCTGCAACCGGTAAAATAAATGTTAATAAGATTGCAACAGACATAATTAGCACTGATAAGACTTATTCAAAAGATTTGCTTAAAGATTATTCAGTTTCACTCAAGGATGCATCAGGCAATGCACTATCTAATCACAACATTATATTTAATTATAATGGTCACAGTGTAACTAAAACAACTGACAGCAATGGTATTGCTAGCATAAACTTAAATTTCACCACTCCTGGAGTGTATGATGTTGAAACTAAGTACGTGGGTAGTGATAAGTACAAAGAAGTTTCCAAAATAAATAAAATCACTGTTAAAGATGTTACTAACACGGTATTTGTTGACAATGGTTTGTCAAATAGTGAAATTCAAGGCATTTTGGATAAAGCTGGTGAAAATGTTAATGTTGAGTTTTTAGGCAATCAATATTTTGATATTTCTTTAATAATTAAAAAATCCTTAAATATTCAATCTCAATGTCAAACAGCATTAAACGCTAAAATTAATAATCCTGTCTTTACAATATCAGCTGAAAATGTTGCTATTGACGGATTTTCAATCAACGGAAATTCCGGAAATGCAGTTGTTGTGGAAAATGCTGATGGGGTGAATATAAGTGATAATATAATTTCTAATAATTTGGATGAATCAATATTAAGTAGCTATAATGAAGGAATCATTAATTTGCCAGGTTATGGTGTAAGCATTATTAATTCATCAAATGTAAAATTAAATAAAAACATGATTAAATTATTTGAAAGTGGAGTATTTGCCCAGGATTCCTCAAAGTTATTAATAGATGATAATACTTTAAGAGAAAACAATTATGGTATAAAATATGGATTTGGCGTTTCAAACACTCAAATTTTAAATAATGAAATAACAGAAAACATCGGATTGTATATTATGACTGTTCCTGAAGGACCATCTGGTTATGGAATATTCCTGAATAACTCTGCTGTAAATGTTACAATCAATAAAACCATATATTTTCAAACCATTTGGGTATTTCTCTTGATGCAAATTATTCCACTGGAATTGTAA
- a CDS encoding right-handed parallel beta-helix repeat-containing protein — protein sequence MKSKILIILLILSIFIFTVGNISAENISGNGTDDILDYSEVPQDEIIDSSIDGGEILSDSSSSSKTITIVADKTNPNQVLKPTVQPQLDLANPGDTIILKGDFVHCHFTVNKPLTIISQTGTYLDACPHHTHEGVSEHGVFYITSGGSGSVIEGFNFNNNDKAETPFSFLIDGASNVVINDCNINFISKGEDYLSGITIQNSNGITLSNLVINNTINGIRIINSTNINIVNCKILNTQNSGISVNGDSSNINILNNQITDNSLSGINLETVNYITINNNLIQNNGLENDDTGCGIYVNSNITKLIVKGNIFLSNGLHAIMYDYRTRNLNNEEGADQLTIIDNNYFEGHKSMILHHRVYVENPQGDLKYDSENDVYGDVGEGTYIESKSYVYMIHAFIYNDIPCGFTYYKTNIPWSLNGPGNNGKYDFNLKLSNINQIKNGVYQISIVDSKGNVAADFNDFYLTFYLNEYYTINPRQSDICKQVLIKNGVATADFRDVFSSFASSGNIITVAFPGLSEFVKNNILMTFNVKDSDIPINPATSLSSSKLTTYPLSDSYLSAKLVDSKGRPISGQTITFKLNGHSYSAKTDSNGVAKVKVSLSSKKTYKATITYLGNDDYKASSISSTVVIKTGSKKSKIKASNLKIKKNKKKTYKLKLTTSSGKALKNQKIIVKLNGKTYTLKTNKKGIAKISIKLKKIKKYKISMEFLGNANYKAVSLTKTIKVVKK from the coding sequence ATGAAGTCTAAAATTCTAATCATACTACTTATTTTATCAATATTCATTTTTACTGTTGGAAACATATCTGCCGAAAACATATCAGGTAATGGTACTGATGACATATTGGATTACTCTGAAGTTCCACAGGATGAAATAATTGATTCATCAATTGATGGTGGTGAAATTCTATCAGATTCCTCTTCAAGCAGTAAAACAATCACAATTGTTGCCGATAAAACCAATCCGAATCAAGTTCTAAAACCAACTGTTCAACCACAATTGGATTTGGCAAATCCTGGCGATACAATAATATTAAAAGGAGATTTTGTGCACTGTCATTTTACTGTAAATAAACCATTAACTATTATTAGTCAAACTGGAACTTATCTTGATGCATGCCCTCACCATACTCATGAAGGCGTTAGTGAACATGGAGTATTTTATATAACCTCTGGCGGAAGCGGTTCTGTAATAGAAGGATTTAACTTTAACAACAACGATAAAGCTGAAACACCATTTAGCTTTTTAATTGATGGTGCATCAAATGTCGTGATTAATGATTGTAATATTAATTTTATCAGCAAAGGAGAAGATTACCTTTCAGGTATTACAATTCAAAATTCAAATGGAATAACTCTGTCTAATTTAGTGATTAACAATACGATTAATGGAATTAGGATAATTAATTCAACTAATATTAATATAGTTAATTGTAAGATTTTAAATACTCAAAATTCAGGAATTTCCGTTAATGGTGATTCAAGCAATATTAATATCTTGAATAATCAAATAACTGATAATTCTCTTTCAGGAATTAATTTGGAAACTGTAAATTATATTACAATTAACAATAATCTGATTCAGAACAATGGACTTGAAAATGATGATACAGGTTGCGGAATTTATGTTAATTCAAACATTACAAAGCTTATCGTGAAAGGCAATATCTTTTTAAGCAATGGGCTTCATGCAATAATGTATGATTATAGAACCAGAAACTTGAATAATGAGGAAGGTGCAGATCAACTCACAATCATTGATAATAATTATTTTGAAGGGCATAAGTCAATGATTTTGCATCATAGGGTGTATGTTGAAAATCCTCAAGGCGATTTGAAATATGATAGTGAAAATGATGTATATGGGGATGTAGGTGAAGGAACATATATCGAAAGCAAATCATATGTATACATGATACATGCATTTATTTACAATGATATTCCCTGCGGTTTTACTTATTATAAAACAAACATTCCATGGTCTTTAAATGGTCCTGGAAACAATGGAAAATATGATTTTAACTTGAAGTTGAGCAATATTAATCAAATTAAAAATGGTGTATACCAAATTTCAATTGTTGATTCAAAAGGAAATGTTGCAGCTGATTTCAATGATTTCTATTTAACATTTTATTTAAATGAATATTATACAATCAATCCAAGACAATCAGACATATGTAAACAAGTTTTAATTAAAAATGGTGTTGCTACTGCAGATTTTAGGGATGTTTTCTCATCTTTTGCATCATCAGGAAACATTATTACTGTTGCATTTCCTGGACTATCCGAGTTTGTTAAAAATAATATTTTAATGACATTTAATGTTAAAGATTCAGATATTCCAATCAATCCGGCTACATCATTAAGTTCATCCAAACTAACTACTTATCCTTTATCTGATTCATATCTTTCTGCAAAGTTAGTAGATAGTAAAGGAAGACCAATATCTGGTCAGACTATTACTTTCAAATTAAATGGGCACTCTTATAGTGCAAAAACTGACTCTAATGGTGTTGCTAAAGTGAAAGTTTCTTTATCTTCTAAAAAAACATATAAAGCAACAATCACTTACTTGGGCAATGATGATTATAAAGCAAGCAGCATATCTTCAACTGTGGTAATAAAAACAGGTTCTAAGAAATCTAAGATTAAAGCTTCTAACCTAAAAATCAAAAAGAATAAGAAGAAAACTTACAAATTGAAATTAACCACAAGTTCAGGTAAAGCTTTAAAAAACCAAAAAATAATCGTCAAATTAAATGGAAAAACATATACTCTTAAAACAAACAAGAAAGGAATAGCTAAAATTTCCATTAAGCTTAAAAAAATCAAGAAATATAAAATTTCAATGGAATTTTTAGGAAATGCAAATTATAAGGCAGTTTCTTTAACAAAAACAATTAAAGTTGTTAAAAAATAA
- a CDS encoding Ig-like domain repeat protein, translating to MNNKKILMSIFLVVLIAISVSSVSAEDVQDVVATDDVDSVSQSDIDEVVGAEPISPDNDTYDAIQKAVDSTNDGDTVDLSKYAEYDIGNKTIAVTTDNIVIKGNGATTIKGDGAGKGLISVNAKSVTIQGIRFIDTNSKNNLVYDGSVNGWGISFNGAAAEGGIVDNCYFKDFNQAVVVSSSNYITIKNSEFEGGYATKLLNDPTVNKETGSKVISVGGSFFTTILNNTFDGVVLDAISIAQASGDAKIINNTFKNNVYSIFFGGASTDGTYITGNTFINCGSFDDGVHSWSAYPVISIQKASSGVFIDNNTFKVIDDNWLIAAEQGNTAHGYPSTLGNINVTNNIVEKYNDDVVTSGVTLLHILCRSGMLNPYEEITITGNQVADGVKTLVVWNNDWGTESSDTSDIVIPKAELVQTQIAITAIDGTKITGVLKDIAGKAIDSADLTYSINNGADVKIVTDENGIFTINGEAGKAVTINFAQTSKFAASQNSITLTPVTQTQTVTQTVAKKAVTLKAPKATFKVKKVKKVKITLKSAGKAIAGKKVTIHVNGKSFSAKTNKKGVATIKVKLTKKGTYSYVASFAGDSTYNAGLKAGKIVVKK from the coding sequence ATGAATAACAAAAAGATTTTAATGTCTATCTTTTTAGTTGTTTTAATTGCCATATCTGTTAGTTCAGTTTCAGCAGAAGATGTTCAAGATGTTGTAGCTACTGACGATGTTGATTCTGTAAGTCAAAGTGATATTGATGAAGTTGTAGGTGCTGAACCTATATCTCCGGATAATGATACTTACGATGCAATACAAAAAGCAGTTGATTCAACTAATGATGGAGACACTGTAGATTTAAGTAAATATGCAGAATATGATATAGGAAACAAAACTATTGCAGTAACTACTGATAATATTGTCATTAAAGGAAATGGTGCAACTACTATTAAAGGAGATGGTGCTGGTAAAGGTTTAATTAGTGTAAATGCTAAATCCGTAACTATTCAGGGAATTAGATTTATTGATACAAACTCTAAAAATAATCTCGTTTATGATGGGTCTGTAAATGGATGGGGTATTAGTTTCAACGGTGCTGCTGCTGAAGGTGGAATTGTCGATAATTGTTACTTTAAAGATTTCAACCAAGCGGTTGTAGTTTCATCCTCTAATTATATCACTATTAAAAACAGTGAATTTGAAGGAGGTTACGCAACTAAACTTTTAAATGATCCAACCGTTAACAAAGAAACAGGTTCAAAAGTAATCAGTGTAGGTGGATCTTTCTTTACTACAATTTTAAACAACACTTTTGATGGTGTGGTGTTAGATGCAATTTCTATTGCACAAGCAAGTGGGGATGCAAAAATTATTAACAATACATTCAAAAACAATGTTTATTCAATCTTCTTTGGAGGAGCATCCACTGACGGTACTTATATTACTGGAAACACTTTCATAAACTGTGGTTCATTTGATGATGGAGTTCATTCATGGAGTGCATATCCAGTTATCAGTATTCAAAAAGCATCCAGCGGTGTTTTCATAGATAACAACACTTTCAAAGTAATTGATGATAACTGGTTAATCGCTGCTGAACAAGGAAATACTGCACATGGTTATCCAAGTACTCTTGGTAATATCAATGTAACTAACAATATCGTTGAAAAATATAATGATGATGTTGTAACTTCTGGTGTAACTTTATTGCACATTTTATGCAGATCAGGTATGTTAAACCCTTATGAAGAAATTACTATTACTGGTAATCAAGTTGCTGATGGCGTAAAAACTTTAGTTGTTTGGAATAATGATTGGGGAACTGAATCTAGTGATACTAGTGATATTGTAATTCCTAAAGCAGAATTAGTTCAAACTCAAATTGCTATTACAGCTATAGATGGAACAAAAATCACTGGTGTTTTAAAAGATATTGCAGGTAAAGCTATTGACTCTGCAGATTTAACTTATTCCATTAATAATGGTGCTGATGTAAAAATCGTCACTGATGAAAATGGTATTTTCACAATTAATGGTGAAGCTGGTAAAGCAGTTACTATTAATTTTGCACAAACCAGTAAATTTGCAGCTTCTCAAAATTCCATAACTTTAACTCCAGTAACTCAAACTCAAACTGTTACTCAAACTGTAGCTAAAAAAGCAGTTACTCTTAAAGCTCCTAAAGCAACCTTCAAAGTTAAAAAAGTTAAAAAAGTTAAAATTACTTTAAAATCTGCAGGTAAAGCTATAGCTGGTAAAAAAGTAACTATTCATGTTAATGGTAAATCTTTCTCTGCTAAAACCAATAAAAAAGGTGTAGCAACTATTAAAGTTAAATTAACTAAAAAAGGTACTTACAGTTATGTAGCTAGCTTTGCTGGTGACAGTACATACAATGCTGGACTTAAAGCAGGTAAAATTGTTGTTAAAAAATAA
- a CDS encoding DUF3021 domain-containing protein — translation MKIADLIKSLALGAFVGCFIVMLVMVLISLGEGVNVVSFSGVDVINAFLGSIVAGWAFSLSGMIYEREDIALPFQIIFQMGIGMTVLFIIAIYLKWMPINFGWEPILVWVSIACIFAAVFWCGFYIYYYLLARDLNKKIVNSK, via the coding sequence ATGAAAATTGCGGATTTAATTAAAAGTTTAGCTTTAGGGGCTTTTGTCGGATGTTTTATTGTAATGCTTGTTATGGTTTTAATTTCTCTTGGAGAAGGAGTTAATGTTGTATCATTTTCAGGAGTTGATGTAATCAATGCATTTTTAGGATCAATCGTTGCAGGATGGGCATTTTCATTATCCGGTATGATTTATGAAAGAGAAGATATTGCATTGCCGTTCCAAATTATTTTCCAAATGGGCATTGGGATGACAGTATTATTTATTATTGCAATTTATTTGAAATGGATGCCAATTAACTTTGGATGGGAACCGATTTTAGTATGGGTTTCAATAGCTTGTATATTTGCAGCAGTTTTCTGGTGTGGCTTTTACATATACTATTATTTGCTCGCAAGAGATTTAAATAAAAAAATAGTAAATAGTAAATAG
- a CDS encoding LytTR family DNA-binding domain-containing protein, whose amino-acid sequence MKVNLFVSRDIKEPHADIHTNELSDNVTKAISILESDDSNDMLAVKKGSDIALLQLSEICMFRVEDKQVKVYTQKNEYLIKKALYQVEETLTSDFVRISKTTIVNLKKIERVAPSLKGMMFIQLKNGLKDNISRKYLPDFKKALDL is encoded by the coding sequence ATGAAAGTAAACCTATTTGTTTCAAGAGATATTAAGGAGCCTCATGCAGACATCCACACTAACGAATTGAGCGATAATGTCACAAAGGCAATATCCATTCTCGAAAGTGATGACTCAAATGACATGCTGGCTGTAAAGAAAGGCTCAGATATTGCACTTCTGCAATTAAGTGAAATATGCATGTTCCGAGTAGAGGACAAACAGGTTAAAGTTTACACACAAAAGAATGAGTATCTCATTAAGAAGGCATTATATCAGGTTGAAGAGACTTTAACAAGCGATTTTGTGAGAATCTCAAAAACCACAATTGTTAATTTGAAAAAGATTGAAAGAGTGGCTCCTTCACTTAAGGGAATGATGTTTATACAACTAAAAAATGGCTTAAAGGACAATATCTCAAGAAAATACTTGCCTGATTTTAAAAAGGCTTTGGATTTATAG
- a CDS encoding 2TM domain-containing protein, whose amino-acid sequence MSDNLRAIAESRVERKIKFKRNLYSYIVVNVILAIVNIIFTPEYWWFLWVVLFWGIGVLVDFLRAYVLMDKFDTDEYRERKIQEEMEKLRD is encoded by the coding sequence ATGAGTGATAATTTAAGAGCAATTGCTGAAAGTAGAGTTGAAAGAAAAATTAAATTTAAACGCAATTTATATAGTTATATTGTAGTAAATGTAATTCTAGCCATTGTTAACATAATATTTACTCCGGAATACTGGTGGTTTTTATGGGTAGTTCTATTCTGGGGAATTGGAGTGCTTGTTGATTTTCTAAGAGCTTATGTGCTTATGGATAAATTTGACACGGATGAATATAGAGAACGCAAAATTCAAGAAGAAATGGAAAAATTAAGAGACTAA
- a CDS encoding 2TM domain-containing protein codes for MTLRQKAEKRVEAKIRFQEKLYKYIIVNSAIAIISFVFLHSYELLMAVMFFWGISLTCDFLKAYPFDNFINREKMIEKEISKMGD; via the coding sequence ATGACATTAAGACAAAAAGCAGAAAAAAGAGTTGAAGCAAAAATAAGATTTCAGGAAAAACTATATAAATATATAATTGTAAACTCAGCAATAGCAATAATCAGCTTTGTATTCCTACATAGCTATGAGTTATTGATGGCTGTAATGTTTTTCTGGGGAATTAGTTTAACATGTGACTTTTTAAAAGCATATCCATTTGATAACTTTATTAATCGTGAAAAGATGATAGAAAAAGAAATTTCAAAAATGGGTGATTAA